Part of the Diprion similis isolate iyDipSimi1 chromosome 10, iyDipSimi1.1, whole genome shotgun sequence genome, cgactaattggaccctcaggaatgcgaaaaagacatcgacaatatcgtgggaccaacagcagagaaattacgaacgaaattttccattttttggccgtaactcttgatacgatgctcgcagcgtattcggactgtgcgcagtcgattcccctcgaaaaattacgtcgatatagtgcattacAAAGTCACGTTAAGAACTTCCCAAAATCGGCctaatttcgactgaaaaaatccaaaggggttagccttggttttttgcgatttttgaagctcaaaaacttttcatccgggaatcgttctgcaggacccttttccgactgtttggaccctcaggaatgcgaaaaagacatcgaaaatatcgtgggaccaacagcagagaaattacgaacgaaattttccattttttggccgtaactcttgatacgttgctcgcagcgtattcggactgtgcgcagtcgattcccctcgaaaaattacgtcgatatagtgcattacAAAGTCACGTTAAGAACTTCCCAAAATCGGCctaatttcgactgaaaaaatccaaaggggttagccttggttttttgcgatttttgaagctcaaaaacttttcatccgggaatcgttctgcaggacccttttccgactaattggaccctcaggaatgcgaaaaagacatcgaaaatatcgtgggaccaacagcagagaaattacgaacgaaattttccattttttggccgtaactcttgatacgttgctcgcagcgtattcggactgtgcgcagtcgattcccctcgaaaaattacgtcgatatagtgcatcacaaagtcacgttaagaacttttcaaaatcggcctaatttcgactgaaaaaatccgaaggggttggccttgcttttttgcgatttttgaagctcaaaaacttttcatccgggaatcgttctgcaggacccttttccgactactTGGActctcaggaatgcgaaaaagacatcgaaaatatcgtgggaccaacagcagagaaattacgaacgaaattttccattttttggccgtaactcttgatacgttggacgcagcgtattcggactgtgcgcagtcgattcctcttgaaaaattacgtcgatatagtgcatcacaaagtcacgtTAGGAACTtcccaaaatcggccaaatttcgactgaaaaaatccaaaggggttagccttgcttttttgcgattttcggagctcaaaaatttttcgtctgggaatcgttctgcaggaccctttcccgactaattggaccctcaggaatgcgaaaaagacatcgacaatatcgtgggaccaacagcagagaaattacgaacgaaattttccattttttggccgtaactcttgatacgtagctcgcagcgtatttggactttgcgcagtcgattcctctcgaaaaattacgtcgatatagtgcatcacaaagtcacgtTAAATGCTTcacaaaatcggccaaattctgactgaaaaaatccaaaggggttagccttgcttttttgcgatttttgaagctcaaaaacttttcatccgggaatcgttctgcaggacccttttccgactaattggaccctcaggaatgcgaaaaagacatcgacaatatcgtgggaccaacagcagagaaattacgaacgaaattttccattttttggccgtaactcttgatacgatgctcgcagcgtattcggactgtgcgcagtcgattcccctcgaaaaattacgtcgatatagtgcattacAAAGTCACGTTAAGAACTTCCCAAAATCGGCctaatttcgactgaaaaaatccaaaggggttagccttggttttttgcgatttttgaagctcaaaaacttttcatccgggaatcgttctgcaggacccttttccgactgtttggaccctcaggaatgcgaaaaagacatcgaaaatatcgtgggaccaacagcagagaaattacgaacgaaattttccattttttggccgtaactcttgatacgttgctcgcagcgtattcggactgtgcgcagtcgattcccctcgaaaaattacgtcgatatagtgcattacAAAGTCACGTTAAGAACTTCCCAAAATCGGCctaatttcgactgaaaaaatccaaaggggttagccttgcttttttgcgatttttgaagctcaaaaacttttcatccgggaatcgttctgcaggacccttttccgactaattggaccctcaggaatgcgaaaaagacatcgaaaatatcgtgggaccaacagcagagaaattacgaacgaaattttccattttttggccgtaactcttgatacgtagctcgcagcgtatttggactttgcgcagtcgattcctctcgaaaaattacgtcgatatagtgcatcacaaagtcacgtTAAATGCTTcacaaaatcggccaaattctgactgaaaaaatccaaaggggttagccttgcttttttgcgatttttgaagctcaaaaacttttcatccgggaatcgttctgcaggacccttttccgactaattggaccctcaggaatgcgaaaaagacatcgacaatatcgtgggaccaacagcagagaaattacgaacgaaattttccattttttggccgtaactcttgatacgttgctcgcagcgtattcggactgtgcgcagtcgattcccctcgaaaaattacgtcgatatagtgcattacAAAGTCACGTTAAGAACTTCCCAAAATCGGCctaatttcgactgaaaaaatccaaaggggttagccttggttttttgcgatttttgaagctcaaaaacttttcatccgggaatcgttctgcaggacccttttccgactaattggaccctcaggaatgcgaaaaagacatcgaaaatatcgtgggaccaacagcagagaaattacgaacgaaattttccattttttggccgtaactcttgatacgttgctcgcagcgtattcggactgtgcgcagtcgattcccctcgaaaaattacgtcgatatagtgcatcacaaagtcacgttaagaactttccaaaatcggcctaatttcgactgaaaaaatccgaaggggttagccttggttttttgcgatttttgaagctcaaaAACTCTTCATCGGGAATCGTTCTGCAGgaccttttccgactaattggactctcaggaatgcgaaaaagacatcgaaaatatcgtgggaccaacagcagagaaattacgaacgaaattttccattttttggccgtaactcttgatacgttggacgcagcgtattcggactgtgcgcagtcgattcctcttgaaaaattacgtcgatatagtgcatcacaaagtcacgtTAGGAACTtcccaaaatcggccaaatttcgactgaaaaaatccaaaggggttagccttgcttttttgcgattttcggagctcaaaaatttttcgtctgggaatcgttctgcaggaccctttcccgactaattggaccctcaggtatgcgaaaaagacatcgaaaatatcgtgggaccaacagcagagaaattacgaacgaaattttccattttttggccgtaactcttgatacgttgctcgcagcgtattcggactgtgcgcagtcgattcctctcgaaaaattacgtcgatatagtgcatcacaaagtcacgtTAAGAACTTCCCAAAATCGGCCTAATttcaactgaaaaaatccaaaggggttagccttggttttttgcgatttttgaagctcaaaAACTCTTCATCCGGGAATCGTTCTGCAGGACCTTTTcaccgactaattggaccctcaggaatgcgaaaaagacatcgaaaatatcgtgggaccaacagcagagaaattacgaacgaaattttccattttttgaccgtaactcttgatacgttgctcgcagcgtattcggattgtgcgcagtcgattcctctcgaaaaattacgtcgatatagtgcatcacaaagtcacgtTAAATGCTtcccaaaatcggccaaattctgactgaaaaaatccaaaggggttagccttgcttttttgcgattcttggagctcaaaaacttttcatccgggaatcgttctgcaggacccttttccgactaattggaccctcaggtatgcgaaaaagacatcgaaaatatcgtgggaccaacagcagaggaattacgaacgaaattttccattttttggccgtaactcttgatacgttgctcgcagcgtattcggactgtgcgcagtcgattcctctcgaaaaattacgtcgatatagtgcctcaaaaagtCACGTTAAAGACTtcccaaaatcggccaaatttcgactgaaaaaatccaaaggggttagccttggttttttgcgatttttggagctcaAAGATTTCTCGTCCGGGAACCGTTCTGCAGAACCCTTTTCCGACttattggaccctcaggaatgcgaaaaagaaatcaaaaatatcgtaggaccaacagcagagaaatttcgaaggaaattttccattttttggctgtaacttttgatacgttgcttgcAGGGTATTCCTCCCGAAAAATCACGACGATATAACGTCTCAATAATTTCAAGCtcttcaaaatcggccaaaagGAGGGTGAGAAAATCCGAAGGGGATAGCTTTTCTTGTCCCGCAACTTCCGACCTTAAAACTCTGGTCCTCAGGGTCGATTACCACGACCAATTCTTCACTAACTGAGCCCTTCTTTtactttctcttctttctcctgATGGTTGCCACTCAATGAGGAATGTACCAGAgtacaaatttcgaaaatccgcTGTGGCATATGAAAATGATTCGGTAACCATCCATCGTGCAATGACTCCCGCTGTCAATTTTTCCAGCGTTTTTGTTTTCGGAAAAAGCCTCAAAACAGTAGGAAGGAAGAATATCTCCACTTCAGCCTTAGACACAAAAATTCTCATATTTGATGCccgacttttcaaaatttttcagaatttcagattgtgaaaaatcaaaaaaaattagcgtCTTTTAACGTGAGAACAATCATACAAAAATCGCGGACCAAATTCGACCGTCCGTCAAGGGTCGGACGCAGGTCGAAATGCAATGGACTGCCCCGTATAGCATATTATCACCCTATATGGAGGCTTTGATTCACTAAGCATCGCAATCCGTCGATACTCCGCAGTCACGGcttgtttttcaaaacatcGTTTGCGGACAACTCGACTTTCACGTTTCCGGTAAATGATGTTGCGTGTCGACAATTGTCGATAATACAGCTCTTCTTTTTATCTACTGCGCTTACTCAAAGTATCAAAAAGGCGCTTTCTTTatcgacgaaaaaagtaaccaaGCAGACTATTCTTCTTGGAAGTAACGCAGTATTTGCCCGTGGCGCGACGACTTGGTGCCGTAGTTTGGTGTACTTTTTATACCAGCTGACAGCTGTGTTTGACACATTGACACGGGTCTAATAAGCTTGAGGAAGGCAGACGTGTTGGCGTActcaaaatattcttcaaaccGCTAAACAGTGATGCTAAAATTTGCAATGAACGGAGAAAACAGAAATCGTCGATCTCGATACATTAATAAGAAATTACTAAAACGACTAACCTGCATGTTCTGTTGAGTAGCGTCACGTTACGtttaggaataaaaattgttcattgAAATTACGCATTAATAAATATGGACAAACTCCACGAGCAGCTTGGCataccaaaaaaatatatgcgcCTTTTAAATGGGCGAATTTCAATTACGGTCCACCGAAGTTGGTTAGCTAATTTACTCTGTGTTGGGCCAGTCACTTTTATCACCCATGATCAACTGTCTGCAGATGTAATTGCAGCTCAACCTTCACTTGATGAATTGGGATCTAACTGGCTCCGAATCTACACTCAGGCAAAAAACGACcttcatttttataatctaCTAGTTTACTTGcgatattcatattttaaaaattcttgttttgCGCTTCAAAGCGTTCAAGCTCTTATGGTTAAATATTCCATgtgaattacaaaataatttttgtaactcaCGTGCGATGAATCGGATAATATGaattatatttgcaaaataagAATGCCACTATCATATGAAGTCTTAATCATTCTGAATTTAATACTCTACAGGTATATCAAAAACAACACAGAAATGCAATTCCCTTACCAAGAGCGAGAAACCTGGGGCATGGAAAGACAGAATCAGAATTAACGTTCCCTCAGCTATTGCATTATGTTATGGAAACTAATCACCATAATTTATGGAAAGAAGCTTATAAGAAATACTACAGTATGTCAAGCTATCCAATGGGCACAAttacttatatatttttaatattacatCAAGTATATTTacctaaatatttatttgaaaaggtCATTACTCTTAAAATTAGGAATAAGAGTGTTAAGacaatctaaaaaaaaataacgagatttcataaatttctgtACCAAGTTTAAGATAAACAGGCTTCTGATTATATTGAATGATGAATCATGGACAGGTAGATGGAATCCAGCCGAGCAAAGAGAACAGTCGAATATAACGGCAAGCAGCAATGATGTGGCTGTAATGAAAGATATTATTACTCGGATGTATGGCTGCCCAATGGTACAACTGCAAGATGGCAATATAGTAACTGTAACCCCAGGATCCACACGAGAACCGCACTGTAATTTACTACCAGCATTACTCACAGTTGAAACAGAATCTTGTTTCATCACAATTCATGAGCAAACTGCCAAATATTCCCTCCAAGAGTAAGTTATGCTATTTGTAACGCAATGAAAGCTTAGTTGTAAAATACACACAGCATGGCGTAAGCAATTCTCTTTGTTCAACGTACGAATATTTCTACTGATCTGCTTAACGGTTTCGAATAATTGTCCTTGATTTACATGCTTTTAATCATCAATTTCAGTTCTGTGACGTATAGTCCAGCAGCTCTATCTTCAAGCCATAGTAAACCTTTGTTTCTCATTTACCAGCTACTCCGTCTATTAAGAGATATGCATGATAGAGGATTAGTTCTTGGAGAAATAACTCTCAGGGATATATTAATCACTGATAATTTCACTATTCAGGTAAATTggtattgtttattttttaataaatctcaATACAGCCTGATCTCAAGGCGAAGcgttaaatctgaaaaaagtttgaattgaaaaaaattatctgcactcaattttcaatttagatACATATCAAAAATATATCGCTGATGTGAAATCAAGTTATTTATTTGGAAACGACAAACGTTGAGatgtattaataattttttattctatccTTAGGTCTTGCCAAAAATAACTGACAATATACACTTGAAACCGCAACATGAGTGTGGAAGTTCAGCTAGTATTCACGGTCACCGAAAATTGAAGTGTCACGATTACAACAAAGATATGAGCTTGAATTACGAGTATAGTAAAAATTCCGGTAACCCTATGTTTGGAATTAATGAAAACATTGATAAGCTCTGCGAAATGTGGGTTCAGGGGCAAATAagtaattttgattatttgacTGCGCTCAATAACGTAGCTGGCAGAAGATACGGGGATCCGTCCTGCCATCACGTTATGCCGTGGGTGACGGATTTCACATCACGTTGCGGAGGAAATTGGAGGGACCTTACAAAATCTAAATTTCGACTAAATAAAGGTGACCGGCAGTTGGATCTCACCTTTGACTCCCATGTAACTGAGGTTTGTTGAAGCTATCAATAAAGCATGCATCAACCCTGCTCGCTATTCTCTAGGACTCCTAGAAATACCGTATTGGTAAAGAATAAATCACAATTTAGAATTAAGCCATTTTCaatctttccaaattttccaGCCAAATGAAATTTGCATCTTCTATAGCATGCGTAATGTTTGTGTTCAGAATTGAATAAGATGTATGCAGCGTTATATTTGATCGGTTCTTGATTTTGTATATTACTTTCTATTAAAGTGAGTGAATTACTGTTCATAGTTAAacagaaaagtttgattactGTCTACAAACATTCTTAATAACACTCCAAAGTAATTGAGAAATTTGCAATTTAGAAGCTACGCTTATTCTTTTGAAGTTCCttacgaatattttttaatgcaGGTTGGTCATCATGTTTCGGATGTCCTTTCAGAAATCACTTATTACGTATACCTTTCTCGTCGCTATGCTCGTTCTGTGCTATGCAAGCATGTGAGACCACAGTGGGTTCCATGGGAATATCCTGCGTCTATTCAAAGGCTGCATCATTGGAGTCCTGATGAATGTATTCCACAATTCTTCACCGATCCTAATGTATTTAAGgtgatgaaataattgatgTATAACTCATGTCCTTGTGACTTTACAAACTCTTTTCCCATCTTTTTTTCCAGTCCATTCACGAAGACCTACAAGATTTGGAAATTCCAGCATGGGCAACGTCTCCTGAAGATTTTATAGAAAAGCATCGTGAGGCGTTGGAAAGTTCATGCGTTTCTGAAAGACTGCATCACTGGATTGATCTCACTTTTGGTTACAAGTAAACTTATGAAACATATTTACTAAGTAACGTGTTGACATTACTCTCAATCCATTTTTCCCCTAAAACTgaatatttattgatattcGAATGCGTTCTTTATAATTTACATACCTTTTCTCGACAGATTATCAGGCTCAGCAGCAGTGAAgtcaaaaaatgtatgcttGCAGTTAGTAGATAATCACAAAGGGTTAACAAATTCAGGGGTAGTGCAGGTGTTTACATTGCCACATCCGCAAAAGCTAGTGCCGTCGCCTTACTGGAGTAAAAGTCCGCCTCGTTTGCAGAAACCAAATTTGAGGGAACGAATAAGTACGTaagttaaaaaagaaataacttATTAAACTAACGAATATTCGTGGAGTTATGACCACTTATTGATCCTATAGAAAGTGATCGTTCCGGTGAGAGAATCAGCGAAGATGAAGGTCACAGTTCAGGCTTTGAAGAAGACGAATCTGCAGCCAATTCTAATCCTTCGAGGTCATCGCCACTAGCATTGAGCCGATTGCTCAGTCGATCTCGTAGCTCCTTACTTGCTCCTGATGATGTTCCAAAAACTGATAAATCTTCAATGCAAATTATTCTTCCGAAAGACTACAACCCAGTGGCAGCACTTGTGCAGGTTGAGACTACGTATGCTTTTCTAAATAAAGCGACTCACCAGACTTATAAGTCAAGCCCAATAGTCCATGACAGCTTCACTAACTACAAGCAAATTGTAGCCTCTAGTAGAATCAAGGAACAGCAAATACTTGGGTGTTTGATAGCCGAAATATTCCTTTCTGCAAGATTGAGAGCGTCAACAAAAGCTGGATACATGACATTTAACGAGAGATTCAGTGCCTGCTTAAATTTGTTGAAGGCATCACCGGACGCTCTACCAAGATGCGTAAGAAGCGCAGTAGCCCTGCTGCTTCAGGCTGACGTCATACCAAAGAGCTACAATTCCGAAAGTGTGGATAATAACGACTCTGTTTCAAGTTCGAATAGTGTACAGTTTCGTTATCTGACAGTAACTAACGTTGGTCTACCTCCGCCGTCTGCCCACCAATTGCTGCAGTCGATTTTCTCTGGAAGCTTGTTTCCCTTTCCTAAATACTTCAAACGGTTGTTCGGGGTCGTCGAAATGCTGCAAGAATACAATAGTCTTGTTCAAAGTTTGAATCTGGTTACACATAGCGCTAAAGAAAGTGAATCAATGTCTGTTACACGAACTCAATACCTCTGCAAAATCAGCGAGTGTAAAGTCAAAGCTATAGCAAGAGACCTTGAACGTCTTCTACCTGAGATGGGTGATGCTTCAGAAGCTTATCTCGAATTAATAGTACCGCATATTCGTCAAATAATGGAGGAACCTTATTGTGCTGTTTTAGCTGCTTGGTACTTATTCGATCCCATTGCCAAGTAAGTCTTCGTTAAATTTTACTCGGTTCTGACTCCTCAAAATCTGATGATATCGTTTTATGAACGAGGTTTGATATCTGAATTTGAGAAGAGTTTCTGTCAGGGTGTATAAGATCTGCAATAACAATTGTCTATTGTTTATTTACAGAGTTATAGGACCAAAACATTCTGCAATGGCTCTACTGGAACCAATTGTAAAGTTGTATGAAAATGGTTCCATAATGGATAGCGAATCTCAAATAGACGTTTTGTCTTCCATGTCACCTGCAAAGCACAGGACAGTAAGACTTTACCACCGTAGTTTTCTTCTAAAGCTTATGGTTAGACTTGGATTGCGCAAATTTTTGGacaattttattacacctTTAGTAGAGGCGGTTGGAGGCTACAGAGACAATTTACAAAACCCCTCAAATGTGAATTACTGTAGGAATGGAAACCTCAAGTATGTACAATAAATTCCACATTTTATACACTGTAATCATATCAGCAATCAGAGTTTCAGTGctcatatatttaaaaataattctttttcaagGACATGTGATCTTGGCGGTAGTTGTAGCGATGCCGAAGCAATGTTATCACCCTTAGACGAGGATTCTTCTGGTGATTCTGATCGAAATGGTTCCACTTCTCTAGGCCAATCAGCCAGCGATTGCAAAGTATTAATGTCGACTGATAACGAAACAGAAGacgttttcgttctggaaaCAGAGGAAAGGTCTCCACCTTCCAATGCCAGCGTACCCTACAACATGGATGTTCATTTAGAGCTGAACTTGAGTTTGAACGATCTTTCCGATGAAGCAAATAAAACATCACCACCAAGTAGTATGAAATCGCCGACTATTCCGATACCAAAAAGAGTAGAAGGTGGTAAACGAGTCACTGGTTTCAACAGCATCGGTTGTCACGTTGGTAGTAAGACATCCAGTGAAGACATACCGTTCAGTAATTCATACGTCGGTAACGTTACCACTGGAAGTAATAAAACTGCGGACAGTACAAGCATGACAAAcgttgaaactttgaaaagagtTACTTTGCATTCTGAAAATGACGATCAATCTGAAAGCATTGACGTCAATGATGAAACAGTTCGCATGGATCTACCGCTACAGAAGTTAGTTCCTATTGATTGCAAGGTGTCTGAGATGAGCGCAGAGTCTGTCATTTGGTTGTCCCATCGTCTAGGACCAGTTCTGACTGCTCGTTACCTGTCGCGGAATCTTCTCAGGATGTTGACGCTCTGCTACGCTGGAACAGAAAACTTGACTCCTATATCGAAGAATGAGACAGCAAAAGTGGACGAGCAGAGTAAATGGCCTA contains:
- the LOC124410897 gene encoding WD repeat-containing protein 81; this encodes MDKLHEQLGIPKKYMRLLNGRISITVHRSWLANLLCVGPVTFITHDQLSADVIAAQPSLDELGSNWLRIYTQVYQKQHRNAIPLPRARNLGHGKTESELTFPQLLHYVMETNHHNLWKEAYKKYYSRWNPAEQREQSNITASSNDVAVMKDIITRMYGCPMVQLQDGNIVTVTPGSTREPHCNLLPALLTVETESCFITIHEQTAKYSLQDSVTYSPAALSSSHSKPLFLIYQLLRLLRDMHDRGLVLGEITLRDILITDNFTIQVLPKITDNIHLKPQHECGSSASIHGHRKLKCHDYNKDMSLNYEYSKNSGNPMFGINENIDKLCEMWVQGQISNFDYLTALNNVAGRRYGDPSCHHVMPWVTDFTSRCGGNWRDLTKSKFRLNKGDRQLDLTFDSHVTEVGHHVSDVLSEITYYVYLSRRYARSVLCKHVRPQWVPWEYPASIQRLHHWSPDECIPQFFTDPNVFKSIHEDLQDLEIPAWATSPEDFIEKHREALESSCVSERLHHWIDLTFGYKLSGSAAVKSKNVCLQLVDNHKGLTNSGVVQVFTLPHPQKLVPSPYWSKSPPRLQKPNLRERIKSDRSGERISEDEGHSSGFEEDESAANSNPSRSSPLALSRLLSRSRSSLLAPDDVPKTDKSSMQIILPKDYNPVAALVQVETTYAFLNKATHQTYKSSPIVHDSFTNYKQIVASSRIKEQQILGCLIAEIFLSARLRASTKAGYMTFNERFSACLNLLKASPDALPRCVRSAVALLLQADVIPKSYNSESVDNNDSVSSSNSVQFRYLTVTNVGLPPPSAHQLLQSIFSGSLFPFPKYFKRLFGVVEMLQEYNSLVQSLNLVTHSAKESESMSVTRTQYLCKISECKVKAIARDLERLLPEMGDASEAYLELIVPHIRQIMEEPYCAVLAAWYLFDPIAKVIGPKHSAMALLEPIVKLYENGSIMDSESQIDVLSSMSPAKHRTVRLYHRSFLLKLMVRLGLRKFLDNFITPLVEAVGGYRDNLQNPSNVNYCRNGNLKTCDLGGSCSDAEAMLSPLDEDSSGDSDRNGSTSLGQSASDCKVLMSTDNETEDVFVLETEERSPPSNASVPYNMDVHLELNLSLNDLSDEANKTSPPSSMKSPTIPIPKRVEGGKRVTGFNSIGCHVGSKTSSEDIPFSNSYVGNVTTGSNKTADSTSMTNVETLKRVTLHSENDDQSESIDVNDETVRMDLPLQKLVPIDCKVSEMSAESVIWLSHRLGPVLTARYLSRNLLRMLTLCYAGTENLTPISKNETAKVDEQSKWPNTMLVGDQNASKVFECLTAIAGLYGEQIILLQYLGHMVELLALCKRKLTPNLEGGLVSCLALLTHIIGFLSDSALMDALHETILRSVLHPAVRILSTTRYTFPNGVVARSALADKYIAVTFCLSQRLGSEMSKTQIAVSIQRFFLAFDKAYGQISKNVYVGDIERKIVNSAKKTNPHKKSSATNSLAASCDESSYFEVLLDGSTQEWAVRELSPCMQQVQNNTSNEIAESFSPPVIEESCLTDSKRNKALDELRAVFTLELAHKSYVTFYRYIGDNAMEQILKNHQLIRDLCYEYEQETQPSCSNVDFAPVDFDSDTRDADNFGKISVIGNRIEVQRRSPSPQTQSSSDNILSVNREMMSTSRHLRGNWLAYWEHEIGRPDKDTRFNIKQIKLQTFAGHTSSVRCLHVLDNENSFMSGGRDKSVKLWSLRSQGDGSAVSQCQYTYTGHKKSILALTFLESLRYAVTCDGSIHCWDPFMGSLLGSPECVRPAPVNTLAACPIPSTMLLAATTDMTLRVIDCRTFQYVNEMKVSMNPTGLIRCIAVAPSGHWIAMGQASGILAILDIRTGLIIASWKGHECEVLQLEALNDSTIISSSLDQSIAVWSAVDGKLKFHLKGTTEPVHCLSIYDQELISATTANRIGVHTSVEATASFSSTKLRSDTFKGDLTAMSVLPLNRLLLLGADNGGISLLC